In the Rhabdothermincola sediminis genome, one interval contains:
- a CDS encoding GroES family chaperonin, which produces MMNDRILVKTGGPEGERRSTGGILIPATAQMGKRLVWAEVVAVGPNVRNMESGDQVLFNPEDRYEVEVRGEDYIILRERDVHAVAARRLEEGSTGLYL; this is translated from the coding sequence ATGATGAACGATCGGATCCTCGTGAAGACGGGCGGGCCCGAAGGGGAGCGGCGCTCCACCGGAGGCATCCTCATCCCCGCCACGGCGCAGATGGGCAAGCGACTCGTGTGGGCCGAGGTGGTCGCGGTCGGGCCCAACGTCCGCAACATGGAGTCCGGCGACCAAGTGCTCTTCAACCCCGAGGACCGCTACGAGGTCGAGGTGCGCGGCGAGGACTACATCATCCTCCGGGAGCGTGACGTGCACGCCGTGGCCGCCAGGCGGCTCGAAGAAGGCAGCACCGGCCTCTATCTCTGA
- a CDS encoding alpha/beta hydrolase, translated as MADDSLVLRTADGLALEAEMRAPEHATASVVLAHPHPLHGGSMRSVVTSELFRLLPGSGIVVLRFNFRGVEGSEGSHGGGVDEALDLVAALDALEAAGAPAPLGVVGWSFGGDVSLSVVDERIDGWVPVAPTLRVLPPEALLAARDPRAKHLIVPEHDQFRPPAAATEATAGWLNTTIDTVAGADHFLLGRTDVLASLVRRRVGDLPRRAG; from the coding sequence GTGGCTGACGACTCGCTGGTGTTGCGCACCGCCGACGGCCTGGCCCTGGAGGCCGAGATGCGGGCACCCGAGCACGCCACGGCGTCGGTGGTGCTCGCCCACCCGCACCCCCTCCACGGCGGCTCGATGCGCTCAGTGGTGACCAGCGAGCTGTTCCGGTTGCTGCCCGGATCGGGGATCGTCGTCCTGCGGTTCAACTTCCGGGGGGTGGAGGGTTCGGAGGGCAGCCACGGCGGTGGGGTCGACGAAGCGCTCGACCTGGTCGCGGCCCTCGACGCCCTGGAAGCGGCCGGCGCCCCGGCGCCGCTCGGCGTCGTCGGATGGTCCTTCGGTGGCGACGTGTCCCTGAGCGTGGTCGACGAGCGGATCGACGGGTGGGTGCCAGTGGCGCCCACGCTGCGGGTGCTCCCCCCCGAGGCGCTGCTGGCCGCTCGTGACCCCCGCGCCAAGCACCTGATCGTCCCCGAACACGACCAGTTCCGCCCTCCGGCGGCCGCCACGGAGGCCACCGCGGGTTGGCTGAACACCACCATCGACACCGTGGCCGGCGCGGATCACTTCCTGCTGGGGCGGACCGACGTGCTGGCCTCGCTCGTGCGCCGGCGCGTCGGCGACCTGCCCCGCCGCGCAGGCTGA
- the hisI gene encoding phosphoribosyl-AMP cyclohydrolase — MPVITPISATSEQLAAIRYDADGLVPAIVQEEGTGRVLMMAWMNAESLARTLETGRTWFWSRSRQEYWCKGETSGDRQYVREAYYDCDGDTLLFVVEQEGKGACHTGEYSCFFRAFGSDG, encoded by the coding sequence ATGCCGGTCATCACCCCGATCTCCGCCACCTCCGAGCAGCTCGCCGCCATCCGCTACGACGCCGACGGGCTGGTGCCGGCCATCGTGCAGGAGGAGGGCACCGGGCGGGTGCTCATGATGGCCTGGATGAACGCCGAGTCCCTCGCCAGGACCCTCGAGACCGGGCGGACGTGGTTCTGGAGTCGGTCGCGCCAGGAGTACTGGTGCAAGGGCGAGACCTCGGGCGATCGCCAGTACGTGCGCGAGGCGTACTACGACTGCGACGGCGACACGCTGTTGTTCGTGGTCGAGCAGGAAGGCAAGGGTGCCTGCCACACCGGTGAGTACTCCTGCTTCTTCCGGGCCTTCGGCTCGGACGGTTGA